Proteins from a genomic interval of Antedon mediterranea chromosome 5, ecAntMedi1.1, whole genome shotgun sequence:
- the LOC140050365 gene encoding acid-sensing ion channel 5-like: MVEDDLDVDFASKTTMHGVQRLVEERPRSYKMLWVVIIVASVGFCSWEVQKRISNYFEYNVNTEITVKFSNNLTFPAVTICNFNRYRLSQITEDEFSYLTCLADNEYKVCKEELKAPFNSSEFTNRAGFDLDANTLWTCNFRHQACGVQNFTSVVTEYGRCWTFNGDSESAVYQIQPGFGNGLHVVINVDQEDYTEHFGFGYLSMDAGLRVMVHPQNTPPLVYGSGFAIGTGMHAYTDISVTKFKNLEEPWGECKEGQTLEYYDTYSYDNCINECLLKLHVKRCECRPDSLLGPFRICGLEEKDLKCLNEVFIDITNGEVECDCAIECNDLTYSTKLSYGSIPSYSIAKETEEKFNATAAFIKDNVVVMDVYYSYLSTQVFTQTKAMTSSALLSDIGGQLGLFVGVSFITIIEFMEYFTLKFKFFLKSKKGNRSTNKSRNENGNELNSRT; encoded by the exons ATGGTTGAAGATGACCTCGACGTTGACTTTGCAAGTAAAACTACGATGCACGGGGTACAGCGTTTAGTGGAGGAAAGACCTCGCAGCTATAAGATGCTATGGGTTGTCATCATAGTAGCTTCTGTTGGATTCTGTTCTTGGGAAGTTCAGAAAAGAATCTCTAACTATTTTGAGTATAATGTGAACACGGAAATTACCGTGAAATTCTCAAATAATCTGACATTTCCTGCTGTTACCATATGTAACTTCAACAG GTACCGATTGTCACAGATAACCGAAGACGAATTTAGCTATTTAACATGTTTAGCTGACAACGAGTATAAAGTTTGTAAAGAAGAGCTTAAGGCTCCATTCAATTCGTCAGAATTCACAAACAGAGCTGGTTTTGATTTGGATGCGAATACGTTGTGGACTTGTAATTTCAGACATCAGGCATGCGGTGTTCAG aatttcaCAAGCGTGGTAACCGAGTATGGTAGATGTTGGACCTTTAATGGGGACAGTGAAAGTGCCGTCTATCAGATACAACCTGGATTTGGCAATGGGTTACATGTCGTAATTAACGTAGATCAG gaAGACTATACGGAACATTTTGGTTTTGGTTATCTTAGCATGGATGCTGGTTTACGGGTGATGGTGCATCCACAGAATACGCCTCCTCTCGTATACGGTTCCGGCTTTGCTATTGGTACGGGCATGCATGCGTATACCGATATATCTGTAACTAAG TTCAAAAATCTTGAAGAGCCGTGGGGAGAATGTAAAGAAGGCCAGACCTTAGAATACTATGACACGTACTCGTACGATAATTGTATAAATGAATGTCTACTGAAACTTCATGTAAAAAGATGTGAATGTAGACCTGACAG TCTCTTAGGTCCATTCCGTATATGTGGCCTAGAAGAAAAAGACTTAAAATGCTTAAACGAAGTGTTCA TTGACATAACGAATGGTGAAGTTGAATGCGACTGTGCAATTGAATGTAATGATTTAACGTATTCAACTAAGCTGTCGTACGGAAGTATCCCGAGTTATAGCATAGCTAAGGAGACAGAGGAGAAGTTTAACGCTACAGCTGCATTTATaaa AGATAATGTGGTTGTGATGGATGTGTATTACTCATACCTGTCGACACAAGTGTTCACCCAGACCAAAGCCATGACCAGCTCGGCATTATTGA GCGATATAGGTGGACAGTTGGGTTTGTTTGTTGGTGTGAGTTTCATTACTATTATTGAATTTATGGAATACTTCACTTTAAAGTTCAAGTTTTTCTTGAAAAGCAAAAAAGGGAATCGAAGCACCAATAAATCTAGAAACGAAAACGGAAACGAACTCAATTCCAGGACGTAA